In the genome of Oncorhynchus mykiss isolate Arlee chromosome 18, USDA_OmykA_1.1, whole genome shotgun sequence, one region contains:
- the LOC110495942 gene encoding homeobox protein PKNOX1 isoform X1: MMEAHSASLDEYPEVDEVLVQMRVGADVEGDPEQSLSEGGAGSPSAMQPQTPMDTDKQAIYRHPLFPLLALLFEKCEQSTQSSDCVSSASFNVDIENFVRSQKKEGKGFFCDDPDVDNLMVKAIQVLRIHLLELEKVSDLCKDFCSRYIACLRTKMNSETLLSGGETDSPCSPVQIQTSSPLTGTLSPQGIVMSASSLQQGNVTLTTVNSAGQVLAGMSPWHTTSTGGTVYQPITVVTPQGQVVGQAISPQTIRINNTQLQLQLNQDLSSFFTQEDSSPKSNKRGVLPKSATNIMRTWLFQHIGHPYPTEDEKKQLAIQTNLTLLQVNNWFINARRRILQPMMDSSASDTPKSRKRTPQSRPTQRFWPMANNIASAGVGQEVAMDDDVTMVTMGMSVDELQTLTSDGATLAMQQVMMGGHSEEEEGESEEEEEEEGADMAGLE; encoded by the exons ATGATGGAAGCCCATTCGGCATCTCTAGATGAGTACCCGGAGGTGGATGAG GTCTTGGTGCAGATGCGCGTGGGAGCGGATGTGGAGGGGGATCCAGAGCAGAGTCTGAGCGAGGGGGGAGCAGGCAGCCCCTCTGCCATGCAGCCCCAGACACCCATGGACACAGACAAGCAGGCCATCTACAG GCACCCCCTGTTCCCTCTGCTGGCCCTACTCTTTGAGAAGTGTGAGCAGTCGACTCAGAGCTCGGACTGCGTCAGCTCTGCCAGCTTCAATGTGGACATTGAGAACTTTGTCCGTAGCCAGAAGAAAGAGGGCAAGGGCTTCTTCTGTGACGACCCAGACGTGGACAACCTG ATGGTGAAGGCCATCCAGGTGTTGCGTATCCACCTCCTGGAGCTGGAGAAAGTGAGCGACTTGTGTAAGGACTTCTGTAGCCGCTACATCGCCTGCCTGCGCACCAAGATGAACAGTGAGACCCTGCTTAGTGGGGGAGAAACTGACagcccctgttcccctgtccaGATTCAG ACCTCCAGCCCACTGACAGGAACCCTCAGCCCTCAAGGCATTGTTATGTCAGCCTCGTCCCTGCAGCAGGGCAACGTTACCCTGACAACAGTCAATTCTGCTGGCCAAGTGTTAGCAGGTATGTCTCCGTGGCATACCACCTCTACAG GTGGTACAGTGTACCAGCCCATCACAGTAGTCACTCCTCAGGGACAAGTGGTTGGACAAGCTATCTCACCCCAGACAATACGCATCAACAACACACAG CTCCAGTTGCAGCTCAATCAGGACCTGAGCAGTTTCTTCACCCAGGAGGACAGCTCACCCAAGAGCAACAAGAGGGGCGTCCTGCCCAAATCAGCCACCAACATCATGCGCACCTGGCTCTTCCAGCACATAGGG catcccTATCCCACAGAGGACGAGAAGAAACAGCTCGCTATACAGACCAACCTGACCCTGCTGCAGGTCAACAACTG gttCATTAATGCTAGGAGGCGGATCCTCCAGCCCATGATGGACAGCAGTGCGTCGGACACGCCCAAGAGCAGGAAGAGGACTCCCCAGAGCCGGCCCACCCAGCGTTTCTGGCCCATGGCCAACAACATTGCCTCGGCCGGTGTAGGGCAAGAGGTGGCCATGGACGATGACG TTACCATGGTGACGATGGGCATGAGTGTAGACGAGCTGCAGACGCTGACATCAGACGGTGCAACACTGGCCATGCAGCAGGTGATGATGGGAGGAcacagcgaggaggaggagggcgagagtgaggaggaagaagaggaggagggggctgACATGGCCGGATTGGAGTGA
- the LOC110495942 gene encoding homeobox protein PKNOX1 isoform X2, protein MMEAHSASLDEYPEVDEVLVQMRVGADVEGDPEQSLSEGGAGSPSAMQPQTPMDTDKQAIYRHPLFPLLALLFEKCEQSTQSSDCVSSASFNVDIENFVRSQKKEGKGFFCDDPDVDNLMVKAIQVLRIHLLELEKVSDLCKDFCSRYIACLRTKMNSETLLSGGETDSPCSPVQIQTSSPLTGTLSPQGIVMSASSLQQGNVTLTTVNSAGQVLAGGTVYQPITVVTPQGQVVGQAISPQTIRINNTQLQLQLNQDLSSFFTQEDSSPKSNKRGVLPKSATNIMRTWLFQHIGHPYPTEDEKKQLAIQTNLTLLQVNNWFINARRRILQPMMDSSASDTPKSRKRTPQSRPTQRFWPMANNIASAGVGQEVAMDDDVTMVTMGMSVDELQTLTSDGATLAMQQVMMGGHSEEEEGESEEEEEEEGADMAGLE, encoded by the exons ATGATGGAAGCCCATTCGGCATCTCTAGATGAGTACCCGGAGGTGGATGAG GTCTTGGTGCAGATGCGCGTGGGAGCGGATGTGGAGGGGGATCCAGAGCAGAGTCTGAGCGAGGGGGGAGCAGGCAGCCCCTCTGCCATGCAGCCCCAGACACCCATGGACACAGACAAGCAGGCCATCTACAG GCACCCCCTGTTCCCTCTGCTGGCCCTACTCTTTGAGAAGTGTGAGCAGTCGACTCAGAGCTCGGACTGCGTCAGCTCTGCCAGCTTCAATGTGGACATTGAGAACTTTGTCCGTAGCCAGAAGAAAGAGGGCAAGGGCTTCTTCTGTGACGACCCAGACGTGGACAACCTG ATGGTGAAGGCCATCCAGGTGTTGCGTATCCACCTCCTGGAGCTGGAGAAAGTGAGCGACTTGTGTAAGGACTTCTGTAGCCGCTACATCGCCTGCCTGCGCACCAAGATGAACAGTGAGACCCTGCTTAGTGGGGGAGAAACTGACagcccctgttcccctgtccaGATTCAG ACCTCCAGCCCACTGACAGGAACCCTCAGCCCTCAAGGCATTGTTATGTCAGCCTCGTCCCTGCAGCAGGGCAACGTTACCCTGACAACAGTCAATTCTGCTGGCCAAGTGTTAGCAG GTGGTACAGTGTACCAGCCCATCACAGTAGTCACTCCTCAGGGACAAGTGGTTGGACAAGCTATCTCACCCCAGACAATACGCATCAACAACACACAG CTCCAGTTGCAGCTCAATCAGGACCTGAGCAGTTTCTTCACCCAGGAGGACAGCTCACCCAAGAGCAACAAGAGGGGCGTCCTGCCCAAATCAGCCACCAACATCATGCGCACCTGGCTCTTCCAGCACATAGGG catcccTATCCCACAGAGGACGAGAAGAAACAGCTCGCTATACAGACCAACCTGACCCTGCTGCAGGTCAACAACTG gttCATTAATGCTAGGAGGCGGATCCTCCAGCCCATGATGGACAGCAGTGCGTCGGACACGCCCAAGAGCAGGAAGAGGACTCCCCAGAGCCGGCCCACCCAGCGTTTCTGGCCCATGGCCAACAACATTGCCTCGGCCGGTGTAGGGCAAGAGGTGGCCATGGACGATGACG TTACCATGGTGACGATGGGCATGAGTGTAGACGAGCTGCAGACGCTGACATCAGACGGTGCAACACTGGCCATGCAGCAGGTGATGATGGGAGGAcacagcgaggaggaggagggcgagagtgaggaggaagaagaggaggagggggctgACATGGCCGGATTGGAGTGA